A single window of Okeanomitos corallinicola TIOX110 DNA harbors:
- a CDS encoding DUF5895 domain-containing protein: protein MVKSRATNNSHRPNQSSTKTTASQPKTSKAKPNDTDAYDFEGEEFEIDPELFDDNYNQVRKPLLPYGIVVNDKPAGLLIPEDQLEKAGWIEMPTEDDLTTVTLTEDVTGLLITEGRLLVLGFAPEYIRYKSDVEDVGGSLVGLYDDYRNSLDKRTMDVCSEHAIMFLNDKNKPLHTTPVVVRFKNVALWSFKSVREEFYRSLEKTFADYFQVQFSGKSDKWRSLGVLEVEFKALKEGEGKNKHNCCKTVAYTKPTVDNFPQLYLGKPAAKSLVWQQHDAIAGFNEPQSLPALPGESTSVEVEVLPPNKNKSKTQTVRKSKTATKPPRKIQVVEEDDDFLDDDDDLENELDDDDLVFEDDDE from the coding sequence ATGGTTAAATCAAGAGCTACAAACAACTCTCATCGCCCTAATCAATCTAGCACCAAAACCACTGCTTCTCAACCTAAAACTTCAAAAGCCAAACCAAATGACACGGATGCTTATGACTTTGAAGGAGAAGAATTTGAAATAGACCCAGAACTATTTGATGATAATTATAACCAAGTTCGTAAACCACTTCTTCCCTATGGCATTGTTGTTAACGATAAACCTGCTGGACTTTTGATTCCAGAAGACCAATTAGAAAAAGCTGGTTGGATAGAAATGCCAACAGAAGATGACTTAACTACTGTTACTTTAACTGAAGATGTTACCGGATTATTAATTACTGAAGGTCGGTTACTGGTTTTAGGTTTTGCACCAGAATATATCCGCTATAAATCAGACGTGGAAGATGTGGGTGGTTCGTTGGTTGGTCTTTATGATGACTACAGAAATAGTCTGGATAAAAGAACAATGGATGTCTGTTCAGAACACGCAATTATGTTTCTGAATGACAAAAACAAACCATTACATACTACTCCTGTTGTAGTCCGATTCAAGAATGTAGCTCTCTGGAGTTTTAAATCAGTGCGTGAGGAGTTTTATCGTTCATTAGAGAAAACCTTTGCTGATTATTTCCAAGTGCAATTTAGCGGTAAAAGCGATAAATGGCGCAGTTTAGGTGTACTGGAAGTTGAGTTTAAAGCACTTAAAGAAGGTGAAGGTAAGAATAAACATAATTGCTGTAAAACAGTAGCTTATACTAAACCTACAGTTGATAATTTCCCCCAACTGTATTTAGGTAAACCCGCAGCTAAAAGTTTAGTTTGGCAACAACATGATGCGATTGCAGGTTTTAATGAACCACAATCTCTACCTGCTTTACCAGGAGAATCAACTTCTGTTGAGGTGGAAGTGCTACCACCAAACAAGAATAAAAGCAAAACTCAAACTGTCCGTAAATCTAAAACTGCAACTAAACCACCCCGGAAAATTCAAGTGGTTGAGGAGGATGATGATTTCCTGGATGACGATGATGATTTAGAAAACGAGTTGGACGATGATGATCTCGTTTTTGAAGATGATGATGAGTAG
- a CDS encoding DUF4351 domain-containing protein, producing the protein MNKNEITANYDESWKEALNNYFDSFLSFFFPSIYEAIDWTQKPESLDKELQEITGLSETETRIADKLYKVWLLDKQQIWILIHIEVQSHYDANFAQRMYIYNYRAFDLYHQFVVGLAILGDTSSTWRPNSYHQAMLDCELSLKFPIAKLLDYESRWTELEASNNPFAIIVMAHLKTKATTGNLSEREQWKWTLIRGLYERGLTREQIVKLFKIIDKMMTLPKELQRGLVTKIKHLEEEKKMPFISPTEELAMERGELKGEQQLILRQLNRRFGEIESSLIDTIRTLTIDQLESLGEALLDFSTVTDLEQWLQNKPES; encoded by the coding sequence ATGAACAAAAATGAAATTACTGCGAATTACGATGAATCCTGGAAAGAAGCATTAAACAACTATTTTGATAGTTTTCTATCATTCTTCTTTCCTTCTATTTATGAAGCAATTGATTGGACACAAAAACCTGAATCACTTGATAAAGAACTGCAAGAAATTACTGGGTTATCAGAAACAGAAACAAGAATTGCAGATAAACTTTACAAAGTGTGGCTATTGGACAAACAACAGATATGGATTTTAATTCATATTGAAGTCCAAAGTCATTATGACGCGAATTTTGCACAACGGATGTACATTTATAATTACCGTGCCTTTGATCTTTACCATCAATTTGTCGTGGGTTTAGCAATTTTAGGAGACACAAGTTCCACTTGGCGACCAAACAGTTATCATCAAGCTATGTTGGATTGCGAATTAAGTTTGAAGTTCCCCATTGCCAAACTCCTAGACTATGAATCACGGTGGACTGAATTAGAAGCCAGCAATAATCCCTTTGCTATCATAGTAATGGCACATTTAAAAACCAAAGCAACCACTGGTAATTTATCAGAACGGGAACAATGGAAATGGACATTAATTCGCGGACTTTATGAGCGGGGTTTAACAAGAGAACAAATTGTTAAACTATTCAAAATCATTGATAAAATGATGACATTACCCAAAGAATTGCAACGAGGATTAGTAACTAAAATCAAACATTTAGAGGAGGAAAAGAAAATGCCATTCATTAGTCCCACAGAAGAACTAGCAATGGAACGGGGTGAATTAAAAGGAGAACAACAACTAATTCTCCGACAACTAAATCGGCGATTTGGCGAAATTGAATCATCATTAATTGATACAATTCGCACCCTAACAATTGACCAATTAGAATCACTAGGTGAAGCACTCCTGGATTTCTCCACTGTCACTGATTTAGAACAATGGTTACAAAATAAACCAGAGTCTTAG
- a CDS encoding IS630 family transposase, translated as MKSYSVDLREKIVAAHIQKNISIRKVANIFSVSKSLVQKLVKQQKIDGDLQPKKRGKPQFSHLTNADIDLRELVEANSDATLIELCELFADKTGNWVGRSAMCSALQKLGLNRKKKTTRSTQAGTERVLNLRLDYWDQVKNIEPENLVFLDETGILLGLTRTHARSQLGARAYSVKPFYRGSKVTVIGAISIKKVVALMTMNDSMDGNAFEVFVEKFLVPQLWSGAVVVMDNLSAHKRDSIVSMIEAVGASVLCLSSYSPDFNPIELWWSQLKSFLRSFTPTTTEMVDKLISVALDLINPQHLRNWFASCCYCTS; from the coding sequence ATGAAATCATACTCTGTGGATCTTCGAGAAAAAATAGTTGCTGCGCATATTCAAAAAAACATATCAATCAGGAAAGTAGCTAATATATTTTCTGTGTCAAAAAGTTTAGTACAAAAGCTGGTAAAACAACAAAAAATTGATGGAGATTTACAACCCAAGAAGCGAGGAAAACCACAATTTAGTCATCTGACAAATGCGGACATAGATTTAAGAGAATTGGTTGAAGCAAATTCGGATGCAACATTGATAGAATTGTGTGAATTATTTGCAGATAAAACTGGTAATTGGGTAGGTCGAAGTGCAATGTGTTCTGCATTACAGAAATTAGGATTAAATCGTAAAAAAAAAACAACGCGGAGTACCCAAGCAGGAACAGAAAGAGTTCTGAATTTAAGATTAGATTATTGGGATCAGGTCAAAAATATAGAGCCAGAAAATTTAGTATTTCTGGACGAAACTGGTATCCTACTTGGCTTAACGAGGACTCATGCCCGCTCACAACTAGGAGCAAGAGCTTACTCTGTCAAACCCTTTTATCGAGGCTCAAAGGTTACAGTAATTGGAGCTATTAGTATTAAAAAAGTAGTTGCATTAATGACAATGAATGATTCAATGGATGGCAACGCTTTTGAAGTATTTGTTGAAAAGTTTTTAGTGCCACAGTTATGGTCGGGAGCAGTAGTAGTAATGGATAATTTATCCGCACATAAACGAGATTCAATTGTGTCAATGATTGAAGCTGTTGGTGCTTCAGTTCTTTGTTTATCCTCATACTCTCCTGATTTTAATCCAATTGAATTATGGTGGTCACAACTCAAATCTTTCTTACGTAGCTTTACTCCAACCACAACAGAAATGGTTGATAAGCTAATCTCAGTTGCACTCGACTTAATAAATCCTCAACATTTAAGAAACTGGTTTGCTAGTTGCTGCTACTGTACCTCATAA
- a CDS encoding type IV secretory system conjugative DNA transfer family protein: MLVAATVPHNSRKCCIDFSKFLQQYNNPQGWTMIGGLLVVLILLQISGTGKGKITTGKVCGISEKLAATNLALKQIKEHKHNKVTLWSGTPRYWAKGKWRGLMANLQTLLGAAPTVWFPHAERGTLVIGAPGSGKTYSTIDRMLESAMQQGFPIILYDKKGDVRFVG, translated from the coding sequence TTGCTAGTTGCTGCTACTGTACCTCATAACAGCCGGAAGTGCTGTATTGACTTCAGTAAATTCCTGCAACAATACAACAACCCCCAAGGCTGGACAATGATAGGTGGACTACTGGTAGTCCTAATTCTCCTACAAATCAGTGGTACTGGTAAAGGCAAAATCACCACTGGTAAAGTCTGCGGTATCAGTGAAAAACTAGCAGCCACTAACCTCGCACTCAAGCAAATCAAAGAACACAAGCACAATAAAGTTACTCTCTGGTCTGGTACACCCCGTTACTGGGCAAAAGGTAAGTGGCGGGGTTTAATGGCTAACCTCCAAACTCTGCTAGGTGCAGCACCTACAGTTTGGTTTCCTCATGCTGAACGGGGAACACTGGTAATAGGTGCGCCGGGTTCTGGGAAAACTTACTCAACCATTGACCGGATGCTAGAAAGTGCCATGCAGCAAGGGTTTCCAATTATACTTTACGACAAAAAAGGCGACGTGCGATTCGTTGGCTAG
- the ltrA gene encoding group II intron reverse transcriptase/maturase: MSKTSFKTTVEWQSINWRKLERRVFKLQKRIFKASQRGDVKAVRRLQKTLMKSWSAKCLAVRRVTQDNQGKKTAGVDGVKSLTPQQRLSLISQLKLGKKAAPTRRVWIPKPGTQEKRPLGIPTIKERAKQALVKLALEPEWEARFEVNSFGFRPGRSCHDAVEAIFNAIRYKAKYVLDADIAKCFDQIDHKALLEKLHTFPSVRRQIKAWLKAGVMDGKTLFPTEEGTPQGGILSPLLANVALHGMENRIKQTFKKAILIRYADDFVILHEDLSTVQKCQEIIADWLKDMGLTLKPSKTRLAHTLNEHGNEQPGFDFLGFNVRHFPVGQHHTGKNTYGKPLGFKTIITPSKAKQKEHYEAIAEIIEAHKGANQATLIKLLNPVISGWSNYYSTVVSKEAFSHQDYLIFQKLVAWARHRHADKSWEWISRKYWQTIGGDQWVFATQLEDKNPQILRKHNATPIVRHIKVKGDASPFNGDFIYWSTRMGKHPEAPHRVSMLLKRQKGKCAHCELFFRDGDVMEIDHKIPRSQGGKDEYRNLQLLHRHCHDVKTALDAAAGGVHDKAPNH; the protein is encoded by the coding sequence ATGTCTAAAACGAGTTTCAAGACTACGGTGGAATGGCAATCGATTAACTGGCGCAAGCTGGAACGTCGAGTGTTTAAGCTGCAAAAGCGTATATTCAAAGCCTCACAACGTGGTGATGTAAAAGCAGTTCGCAGACTCCAGAAAACACTGATGAAGTCCTGGTCAGCAAAATGTCTTGCCGTCCGACGAGTGACCCAAGATAATCAAGGGAAAAAGACCGCTGGGGTAGACGGAGTTAAATCCCTCACACCTCAACAACGGCTCTCCTTGATTAGCCAACTTAAACTTGGTAAAAAGGCAGCACCCACCCGCCGAGTTTGGATACCCAAACCGGGAACACAGGAAAAGCGACCTTTGGGCATTCCGACGATTAAAGAGCGAGCAAAGCAAGCCCTAGTTAAACTAGCGTTGGAACCTGAATGGGAAGCCCGTTTCGAGGTCAACTCATTTGGATTCCGTCCGGGACGCTCATGTCATGATGCGGTCGAAGCAATTTTCAATGCAATTCGGTACAAAGCCAAATATGTGCTGGATGCCGATATAGCGAAATGTTTTGACCAAATCGACCACAAGGCACTCCTAGAAAAGCTACACACATTCCCAAGTGTCCGCCGTCAAATTAAAGCATGGCTCAAGGCGGGAGTGATGGATGGCAAAACGCTATTTCCAACGGAGGAAGGCACACCGCAGGGTGGAATTCTGTCGCCACTGTTGGCAAATGTTGCGCTTCACGGGATGGAAAATCGGATTAAGCAAACCTTCAAAAAGGCAATTTTGATTCGATACGCAGACGACTTTGTGATTCTTCACGAAGATTTAAGCACCGTCCAAAAATGTCAAGAGATTATTGCCGATTGGTTAAAAGACATGGGTTTGACACTGAAACCAAGCAAGACTCGTTTAGCTCATACGCTGAATGAACATGGGAACGAACAACCGGGGTTTGACTTCCTCGGCTTCAACGTCAGACACTTTCCTGTGGGTCAACACCACACGGGCAAGAATACTTACGGTAAACCGCTTGGCTTTAAGACAATCATCACCCCAAGCAAAGCGAAACAAAAGGAACACTATGAGGCAATAGCGGAAATCATCGAAGCGCATAAAGGTGCAAACCAAGCAACGCTGATTAAGCTGCTCAATCCTGTGATATCGGGTTGGTCAAACTACTACTCAACAGTGGTTAGTAAGGAAGCCTTTTCACATCAGGACTACCTCATTTTCCAAAAGTTAGTCGCTTGGGCAAGACACCGCCATGCTGATAAATCCTGGGAATGGATCTCACGGAAATACTGGCAAACGATAGGCGGGGATCAATGGGTGTTCGCCACGCAATTAGAGGACAAAAATCCTCAGATACTGCGTAAACACAACGCAACTCCCATCGTCCGACATATTAAAGTCAAAGGCGATGCGAGTCCGTTTAATGGCGACTTCATTTACTGGAGTACACGAATGGGAAAACATCCCGAAGCTCCTCATAGAGTTTCTATGCTCTTGAAGAGACAAAAGGGAAAATGCGCCCACTGCGAGTTATTTTTCAGAGACGGAGATGTGATGGAAATCGACCACAAAATCCCACGCTCACAAGGCGGTAAGGATGAGTATCGAAATCTTCAACTACTACACCGTCATTGCCACGATGTTAAAACAGCCCTGGATGCAGCGGCTGGTGGTGTGCATGACAAAGCACCAAATCACTGA
- a CDS encoding type IV secretion system DNA-binding domain-containing protein, translating to MRLHAPLAARYGYKVRVFAPGEAFSGVINPLDYMRDARDGVMAGEIGQVINRNAASGGKSDEFFAKAGDLLAKALLQLVKGSPYPDMAMLYAVLRLPKLVQRLDHAVQSKRLDEWVATSFIQFLSAKDAEKTVSGILTTAAGTFSSFIQADLLRAFIGKSDIPTQLEGREMVVFKLDDERRSVVGPLLAAAMHLMIVGNLSRPRKDPLIISLDELPSIKLDRLPQWINEYRSNGACFILGIQSLEQLYDIYGDKMGSAIASACSTHVLFNPGNYKTAEDYSKRYGEKEVLIKNRTTGRTLGGQMSRSISWSENLQKMPVISADEILKFPQGKCVITSPGYGSGGQASIPYPLIIPVSKTDEKRAKESEGLWETQVRLALESQVTIPDIKMLTQALYDRIEEAGRMLPLPEEDVATVQESNNHQEPDVLENFVPRVYQTPGLQ from the coding sequence ATGCGACTCCACGCACCTTTAGCTGCAAGGTATGGTTATAAAGTGCGAGTATTTGCCCCCGGTGAAGCGTTTAGCGGCGTTATCAATCCCCTTGATTATATGCGTGATGCACGCGATGGGGTGATGGCTGGGGAAATTGGTCAAGTCATTAACCGCAATGCTGCTAGTGGTGGTAAAAGCGACGAATTTTTTGCTAAAGCCGGTGACTTGTTAGCAAAAGCATTATTACAGTTAGTCAAGGGTTCACCTTACCCAGATATGGCGATGTTGTATGCAGTGTTGCGGTTGCCAAAATTGGTACAACGTCTTGATCATGCGGTACAGTCTAAACGCTTAGATGAATGGGTAGCAACTTCATTTATTCAATTTTTGAGTGCTAAGGACGCAGAAAAGACTGTTTCCGGGATTTTAACCACCGCCGCAGGTACTTTCTCATCTTTTATTCAAGCTGATTTACTGCGGGCATTCATCGGTAAATCGGATATTCCTACCCAGCTAGAAGGTAGAGAAATGGTAGTGTTTAAGCTGGATGATGAACGCCGCAGTGTGGTCGGTCCCCTGTTAGCAGCTGCAATGCACTTAATGATTGTCGGTAATTTAAGCCGTCCCCGGAAAGACCCGTTGATTATTTCTTTGGATGAATTACCATCAATTAAACTGGATAGGCTACCACAATGGATTAATGAATATCGTTCTAATGGGGCTTGTTTTATCTTGGGTATTCAAAGTTTAGAGCAGCTTTATGATATTTATGGGGATAAAATGGGGAGTGCCATTGCTTCAGCTTGCAGTACCCATGTTTTATTCAATCCTGGTAACTACAAAACGGCAGAGGATTACTCAAAACGCTATGGTGAAAAGGAAGTATTAATTAAAAATCGTACCACAGGGCGAACTCTTGGTGGACAAATGAGCCGTTCAATTAGCTGGAGTGAGAATTTACAAAAAATGCCTGTTATCAGTGCCGATGAAATTCTCAAATTTCCCCAAGGTAAATGTGTAATTACCAGTCCTGGTTACGGTTCAGGGGGACAAGCATCTATTCCTTATCCTTTAATTATTCCTGTGTCGAAAACAGATGAAAAACGAGCTAAAGAAAGTGAGGGTCTGTGGGAAACACAAGTTAGACTGGCTTTAGAAAGTCAGGTGACAATTCCTGATATTAAAATGTTGACACAGGCATTGTATGACCGCATTGAGGAAGCAGGAAGGATGTTGCCATTACCAGAGGAAGATGTGGCGACAGTACAGGAGTCTAACAATCATCAAGAACCTGATGTTTTGGAGAATTTTGTACCACGAGTTTATCAAACTCCAGGGTTACAATGA
- a CDS encoding XisI protein → MKKLDKYRQIIRELLTAHATPNDSNIECQLIFDSEHDHYQLLDVGWQDLNRIYSCYIHLDIKDNKIWIQHNMTEADIAQELVERGVPATDIVLGLHPPYKRPYTKYGVA, encoded by the coding sequence ATGAAAAAACTAGATAAATATCGTCAAATCATCCGGGAATTGTTAACCGCCCATGCTACCCCAAATGATTCAAATATTGAATGTCAACTCATTTTTGATTCAGAACATGATCATTATCAACTTCTAGATGTTGGTTGGCAGGACTTAAATCGCATTTATTCCTGTTACATTCATTTAGATATTAAAGATAACAAAATCTGGATTCAACACAATATGACGGAAGCTGATATTGCTCAAGAGTTGGTGGAAAGAGGAGTTCCAGCTACAGATATTGTTTTAGGTTTACATCCCCCATACAAACGTCCTTACACCAAATATGGAGTTGCTTGA
- a CDS encoding N-6 DNA methylase, producing MKFEINDWKQLFLISASHSPLPISLPTIALANPPYCQINSATNKELSRFEMAYKWKEQENGSYVITSKLRNKIEQECLFVEQCLKQVQPGEIVCVLLPNGILSSSQQAYFRRWLLEEMAVLIASIQLPSENFQVECELGIVTSFLILKRKGGNLSVAEDYPIFMAVADKIGFDSRGRRLFRPITKEQENREIDNDLPIIIEEFKQFIKEEIIP from the coding sequence ATGAAATTTGAAATTAATGATTGGAAACAATTATTTCTAATCTCTGCTAGTCATTCCCCTCTACCAATTTCTTTACCTACTATAGCACTTGCTAATCCTCCTTATTGCCAAATTAATTCTGCTACTAATAAGGAACTATCTCGATTTGAAATGGCGTACAAATGGAAAGAACAAGAAAATGGCAGTTACGTTATTACATCGAAATTGAGAAACAAAATAGAGCAAGAATGCTTGTTTGTAGAACAATGTTTAAAACAAGTACAACCTGGTGAAATAGTCTGTGTTTTACTACCTAATGGCATTCTTTCTTCATCTCAACAAGCATATTTTCGTAGATGGTTATTAGAGGAAATGGCTGTGTTAATTGCTTCTATTCAGTTACCTTCTGAAAACTTTCAAGTAGAATGTGAATTAGGAATTGTCACTAGCTTTTTGATTCTCAAACGGAAAGGTGGTAATTTATCAGTAGCAGAGGATTATCCTATCTTTATGGCAGTTGCAGATAAAATTGGTTTTGATAGTCGTGGTCGTCGGTTGTTTCGTCCTATAACTAAGGAACAAGAAAACCGAGAAATTGATAACGATTTACCGATAATTATAGAGGAATTTAAACAGTTTATCAAAGAGGAGATAATCCCATGA
- a CDS encoding ASCH domain-containing protein, protein MNNQIIENYWQAYLATLPNNSQADNKYDISQFGDNSCLANQLSDLVVKGIKTATCSALWEWEAEGSTLPKVGLKAIVIDGNEQPICIIEITEVSIKPYIEVDAQFAYDEGEGDGSLEFWRQEHWNYFSRVLPKIGKQPTPEMLLVCERFRVVYK, encoded by the coding sequence ATGAATAATCAAATAATAGAAAATTATTGGCAAGCTTATTTAGCCACACTTCCAAATAATTCACAAGCTGACAATAAATATGATATAAGTCAATTTGGTGACAATTCTTGTTTAGCAAATCAACTCAGTGATTTAGTTGTCAAAGGAATCAAAACTGCAACTTGTTCAGCTTTATGGGAATGGGAAGCAGAAGGAAGCACACTTCCTAAAGTGGGATTAAAAGCAATTGTAATTGATGGTAATGAACAACCAATTTGTATTATTGAAATCACCGAAGTAAGCATTAAACCGTATATTGAGGTTGATGCCCAGTTTGCTTATGATGAAGGTGAAGGCGATGGCTCACTGGAGTTTTGGAGACAAGAACACTGGAACTATTTTTCCCGTGTTTTACCCAAAATAGGTAAACAACCAACACCGGAAATGCTATTGGTATGTGAACGGTTTCGTGTGGTATATAAATAG